The Aeromonas veronii genome includes the window TGTTGCTGAACATTGAACTGCTTTTCAAACTCTACCGGTGACAGCCCATCATTGGAACCATGGCGCCTAACCGGGTTGTAAAACATCTTGAGGTACCCTGGCACCGGCTTCCCGAGCAAGCAGTGCGACTGCCTGATGATTGATGCGCTCTGCCAGCTCGGGCTGGCTCTGTGCGAGATCGACTGCCGTATAGGCCGCACCGTTGAGGATGACATCAGGCTGATGGCGGTTCAGGGCGCTGATCAGCGCATCGGGGTCAGTGATATCACACACCTCCCTGCCAAGGGCCATCACCCGCCAATGGGGATAATCCCGGCACAGGGCAGAAAAAAGGGCTCGTCCCAACTGGCCACGAGCCCCCAGCAACAAGATCCGCATCGGGATTACCGCGCGCCAAAACCGGTCAGGATGGTGCGGATGGTCTTGAACACGATGAGTACATCCAGCCAGAGGGAGAAGTGCTTGATGTAGTAAAAATCGTGCTCGATCTTGATGCGGGTATCATCGGCATCGGCAGCATAGCCGTGCACCACCTGCGCCCAACCACTGATCCCGGGCCGCACGATATGACGATACATGTAGAACGGGATCTCCCGCTCGAACTGATCGACGAAAGTGCGTTGCTCCGGTCTTGGCCCAATCAGGCTCATGTCCCCTTTAAGGACGTTGAAGAACTGCGGCAGCTCGTCGATGCGCAGCTTACGGATCACCTTGCCCACCCGGGTGACGCGCATGTCACCGTCCTGGGCAAACTGGGCGCCGGCTTTTTCAGAATCCTTGCACATGCTGCGGAACTTGTAGATGCAAAAATCCTTGTTCCCCTTCCCTACCCGGTTTTGCAGGAACATCACGGGGCCCGGGCTCTCCAGCTTGATGAGGATAGCCGTCACCAGCATCAAGGGGGAAAACAGCGGGATCGCGATCAACGCGGCCAGAATGTCCATTCCCCGTTTGATGAAGGCATAGACGGGAGAGGGCAAGAGGGAGCCAAGCTGGTTCTCGTGGAGATGGTCTATTTTCACGCGCCCGGTCAGGGTCTCGCTGATCTGCTTGATGTGATAGACGGGAATGTGAGCCAGGGCGCAGCGCGCCAGGAAACGCTCCCACTCACCCGCCAGCTTCTCATCCCGAAGATCTGCCACCACGGCGTCATAACGCACGGCCCCGAGATCGGGTTTGTCCAGCAGACGCCATTGCACACACGTATGCTGGGTCAGGGCCTGATAATCACCAAAGGGCAACAAGGCGTATTTTGGAGTCCGGTAACGACGGCCAATAAAATAGACCAACCAGCAGCAAAGTAGTGCTACCACATATGACTCGAACAATACCTGACGGCTGTAAGGCAGGCGCAGGAAGAAGAGAATGCCGACCAAGGCACCATAAAGAGTGGTCACCGTAGGGATCATATAGGCCACGGGACTCGCGCCGGGATAGCGGAGGAAGCGATGCAGCACTATCCCGGTCAGCAGAAACGCCACGAAGGCACCACTCAGGGTGTTGACCCTGACGGCATTGAGCCCCTCCCAGAATCCCCATCCCCAGCGCTCAATGGCGGGCAGACACACCGCCAACAAGGCCCCGAAGATGAACAAGGCAGGAGGGCTAAATAATACACGCTCATACCAGCGTGAGTGACGACGTTGAAATGACAAGGACAACCCCCAAATAAAACATTAGCTATATATCATCACACAAAACTAGAATTAAAAGAAGATAATAAAAACTACAGCAGAACGATTTTATTAAAAAACTTTAAATAACAAGAATAGTGCTAGAGCTAGTCGATCACGAGCTCTACGCCTTAGTTCATTAACTCTAACAAGAAGATATAAATTACCTTTATAACCATTTTCAAGGCCATATCTGAATATGGCTGAGTTTTGTAAATCCAAACATTCAGCGATATTCATCACTTGTTTACGATACCATTTGGACTTAATTAGCGAGATTCTTTTCTGGGCTGCTTTAAAATTATTATTAGTACCAACCTGATTATTAGCGTGCTGCCGATATCGCATCATAGGCATAGCGTCTATAAACCAACGATAACCATAACGACGAGAGAAAGCATAAATGAGCCAATCATGAAGTTCAATATTATTAGACACTCTAGCATAATTACCTATCAACCATTGCTGAAAGTTAATAGCAAAGTCGCGATTAAAAACATAAGTACAACCAGGACCGGCAGCCTCAAATAGAAAATCCCATCGACGAAATGGTTGAGCCTTGTTGATTAAAACCTCACGTCCATCCTCCCAAAAAGCAATAACATTAGACGAATAACAATCATATTCACTCAAATACTGAGTTGCACGGTATATTTTATCGGAAGGCCAGATATCATCTTGATCAGAAAAAGAAATAACATCATACTCACCAATATAAACATCTTTTAATAGTCTATAGAAATTTTTACCCGCCCCCCCAAATCGTTCACCATAGGGCAAAAGTGTTATATTAGAAAATTTATTTGCATACATAGTGCAAATATCAAAAGAACTATCACAACTTAAATCAAGGCTAATTACAATGTTAACATCAATTTTTTCTTGTCGCAAAATGCTATCAAGCTGCTCTACGAGCGTAGTTTCACCATTGTATGCTGCAACCAAAACGAGACATTTACTATTACTATTTACGATCATCTAAAAAATCCATGTCGAAAATTTCTAAAAACTACTTTAAACAATAACATTTTAGCATCCTAAGAGGATATTTTAAATTCTCTAATAGAGTAGCGGCAAATAAAAATAAAAAGCTAATTTCCTTTTTATAATAAAGATCTTTTAGAACTATTTTATATGACTCATGCATATTAGCGATGTTTCCTGTCAAACCACTGGCTCCGATAGCTGCCTTAAACCCACCAGCCAATGGTATTTTTATTAAAAATGCAGGCCCCCTTTTTATATTTTCTAGCCAACAACAGTAATCATCAACCACTCTGTACTTTGGATTAAACATCACCATGTCTCTTTTAATCATAACCGTTGGCGTAAAGAAAGGATTACCAATCAAAAAATTGATTTTTTTAATCCTCTTTGATTTAATAATCTCAGAGGCCTCCATTTTTTTAAAATTTACATTCTGAATGTAGTAATGCGCAGAGATATGAGCATTGCTTTCAAGCATAAAATGATACTGTACTTCAATCTTCTTGGGGTGCCACACATCATCTGAATCAAGGAATGCAATTAATGAGGAGCTTGATAACGCAACCCCCATATTCCTTGCATACGCGGCCCCTCGATTTTCCGATAAGGAATGTAACCTAATATTTAATTTGTTAGAAAAATATACAACAATATCAGAAAGCACTTTTTTATCTACACTACAATCATCAATTATAATAACTTCTCTGGGTATTAAGGTCTGTTCACAAATAGACTGTAGTGATTGAGATATTGTATTTTCACCATTGTAATATGGTATAACCACACTGACATCAACCATTGTAGACCTCATTATATTTTCTCGATTTATCCTTTACATAGAAAAGTAATAATATGGAATATATATACATTGCATCATATGGATATATCAAAGACATCCCAGCAATAATCATAGGTAATGTTATATATAAGCTATCGAATCCTACTTTTACATACGAATAAATAATAATTGAAATATAAAAAAACATTCCAACAATACCCACCTCACCAACAATAAGAGGTATCATGGCATGAGCATACCCGCCTTCTTTCCAACTATATAAGTAGCCACCAACATCAAATCCCTGGCCAAACATAAGTGTACCTAAATTGACTTCAAATATCTTGGAAAAAAAAGCATTAAATATACCAAACTTTGTTTCAAAACTGGCATCATTAAAATCTAAAAAATCAATATAGTGGATGATAATAGCTAGTATTAATGGCGTGATAATAGAAAACAATACAAATTTACTTTGGACACTTACCTTTCTAAGAAGGTATAATACAGGAATAATAAGAAATGCCACATAAGCTGCGCGACTTAACGTCATTACTATTATAACAACACAAAATAACGACAATATTTTCCTAAAAAAACCACAAAACAAATAATACACTAACACACTAACAACTAATGCATGCAAGGCCACATAATTTGAATCCAGATACATTATGCTTCCATACTTAAATACATAGAATGTATCTCTCTTTAAAGCGTCACTATAGCCCTCCCCATCCCCCTTTACTGCGTACTCAGGATGCATAAAACGAATATATGTATCAATCAACATCAATAAGATGGATGCAACAGTAAAAAGCTGCCCACCTTTTATGGCCTCATTTAAGTTTATTTTTTCAAAGATAGACTTTAATGATATAAAAACTGCAAGTGGGTAGATAAACTCTATGCTTTTTCCAACAGCAGCGTACCCTAGGTCGATTGACCATATAAATACGTATGTAGTCGCAATAAAGGAATACAATAATAATGAAATAGCATTCCCCCACTTCAATATGCCGTTTTTAACATAAAAAGATGAGAGAAGAACAAAAGGAAATATTACAATGATAACTCGTAATGGAATATATCGGGTAGAATCATTAAAGTAAAAAGATAACCTTATTGACAAGGAAATACTAATAATATAAAAAAACAAGGTGAAATAATTTCTACCATGTGTTTTTGTAAGATGCATTTATTTATCCTGAGAGGTGTCTGAAATAGCCATGAAGCCAGTCAAAAGACTTTTCAGAAAGTAGAACTTAGAGACCCCCATAACTTTTGACATTGGTTTCAAAAATGACAACCTTAAAATCAAAAGCAGGCCGATTATAAAGCCAAACCCATATCGGTAAACCGCCCCTTTTGCTTTCAGGATACTAAAGGCATTATTTTTATTTGTTGCTGTACTTTCTTTAGGATGCGACACAATATATTGATTGATGAAGCTAATGTTTAAATTGGCATCTATTGCATCAAAAAGAAAAACACTCTCTTCTCCACAAATAAATTTAGCACCTATCCCAAAATCCTTATTAAAGAACACCTCAGATGTGTCTATTATTCTTTTGTCGATAACCATTTCAATAGAGCATGCATGCAAACATTCTATTTTACTTAATTGTCCACTATTTATCGGATATTTTCTAAAATCCGTTGAGTCTTCTGTAACCTTAGCTTTAAACAAGGCAATATGAAAAGGATTTTTTTTTTGGGCTGATAATATCTTATCAGCCACATCACACTCATAGACAACGTCATCATCAGATATAAGTATTAACTCTTCTGTAGAGTACTTCAATGCTTCATTTCTGCTATTCGTCAGTCCCTTTGTATCACTTTCAATTAGAGTTATATCTTCATAAGAAAATCTTTCTCTTGCATCATTTGAGATAAATACATCGACATAATCCTGATGCACTATCAAATACCTACAATTATTTAAAAATGGTAAGGATGATAGCCTGTTTATTCTCTCTCCATATGTCGATATACATATTTCCAGCATTTGTTCACCATTATGCATAAATTTAGCGATAACTAAAAATCAGAAATGATATTTATAATTCATTTAAAAATCAAATAGACTTTTCTTTATAGAAGAAACTATCGTTTCATTTCCTTTATTATAGTCAATACCAAATAATGCTTTCATATCATTCCGTTCAGTTTGATGGTCATCACTATTGGAAATAATTTTTTCCATTGCAGCTATAAGTTCAAACAATGAATAAACTTTAACTCCCGGCGTATTTAAATCATAGTCTAGATAAAACTCTCGCTCTTTCAAATAGCTTTCTTTATCAAACGGGAAAAATATTATTGGTCTATCTAGAATCAAAAAATCAAAAAATATTGATGAGTAATCCGTAATTAAACAATCAGCCATAACCATTAACTCGCAAGGATCTATTTTATTGTCAATCAAAGATATATTTGACCATCCTATAGGGTTAATAGTCAGCTCTGTCGCAGGGTGTAGTTTTATTTTCAACCTAGCATTATTTCTTGCTAAAAAATCATTGAGCAGCTCAAAGTTAATGCCTGACTCTGCTATGAAATCCACACCAGAATCACGCCAAGTTGGTGTATATACGAAAGTAAAGGGGCTTTTATCAGCATCAATACTCCTATTTTTTGTCATTTTTAAAATTTGACCTATTCTAGGATAAGAAGTTATGATTAAATTTTCGATACCTCTCAGCCTGAATGCAGAAATATAAGAATATTCAGCCACATATAATGACGGGCATAGCACCAGATCATGCCTTAAGTGTGCATGAGGGTGCATAAACTTAGATAAGATGTTGGCTTCATGGAATATTTTCACCAAAGGCAAACATCTGATGTCAAATTCAATTTTCTTTAATGGAATCCCATGCCATAAATTAACATTAAGAGCTCCTCTAGATGTAAACCAGCAAATATCCCTAGCGTAAGAACTATAAATATAGACACCAGCTCGAAGACAGAAGTACAATCCCATAGCAGAATATCTACGATAAGACTTACCATATTTAGAGGCTAATTCAACTGATTGAATATTTTGCGATATCCAGACAGGTGTTATATCTGGATTATTTTTACACACATGTTCATAAAGATATCTACTGTTATCCCCATATATGCCAAAGCACCCGAAAACCCAAATATTTTTATTCCTTGGAAAAGCTCCCGAGAGCCAATATAAAAAGTACTGCATGCATCTAGAAGCAATTCTGAAAACATTATTCATATATATGACTTCATTTTATGTTAATGAGCATGATAATAGCTACACATTAAGAATAACATTATGCGGTGGCAATGAGCAGGCATTATCTTGAGATGACGTGTTGGACTTTGCAATGATAAGATTAAAATTTTCGATAATTTAAATGATATGTGACTACATTGGGAAAATATTCACTCTATTTTTTCTGTAAGAAATAAAAAAAAATCACTCTTATAAACATAACTAGAGACTCTACAGCCAAAACGCTTAGGCATATGTTTTTTGCCGTGATACCATCTGTTATATACATAACACTTAGCGCCAGGATCTGAATTACCGCAGCAAAAATAACACTTCTATTTGCTATATCAATCCTGTTAATGGATGAAAATGCTGGATAACCAAAGTTAACCCCAACAAAATTAATTAGAAGTGCTATAAGAAATATCTCTAGATATTCATGTGCAGAAATGAATTGCTCGCCAAACAAAAAACCCATTATCTCTTGAGAATAAGATATACCAATAATGGCAGTAAATGCCATAGGGATTATCCCTACTCCAACGAATTTATAGAGATCTTTTTTATTGCCGGTTCTAGCCAGATAAGGGAACAATGCTTGACTTACTGGTGATATAATACTTTGACCTGCTTGATATAATTTTTCCGCACTATTATACAACGCCGCAGAATTAGTTCCAGAAAATGAGCCCACGAGAAAGGTACTTGCACTTGTATATACTCCAACTGCTAATCTTGAAACAAAAAATACTCCTCCCTCTTTCAATAGGGTATAACATTTTTTACGATCAGCCATTGAAATCCAATAGCCCTCTTTATATATACTGATAACTCCAATAGATGTAGCCAATAGATTACTTAAAGCAAAGAATATTAAAACAGAGTCAGTTTGATTTTTTTCTTTAATAAAAATAAAAATAAAGAAAACGTAAAGTAGTTTTGCAGACACCATAGATATGGTGATTTTTTTCATTTTCTCTATGCCTAAAAAAAACCAATTAGGCTGAAAAGATTGAAAGAAAATTGATGCTATTATAGCAATATGGATGCTGCTAATATCTGGTATTGTATTGCCTAGCCTAAAATATAGTAAAACAAATGCGGAAGTTATTAAAAACAAGAAAAATTTAACGGTAAAAATAGCTCCCAAGTAATCGGCTACTATTCTCTTATCTTCTTTGTTTCTTGCCAGCCAATATGGAGCCGATATACCAAAGCCATAGTCGGTAATAATCAGAGCAATACTACAAAGTGACATTGACATAGCTACCGTGCCAAACCCCTCTAATCCGAGAACACGGCTAAGATAAGGTAACACTAATAACGGCGCTATATAGTTACTGAACTGAACTAACATCAATGATAGAATGTTTTTGCTTAATGCTACCTCTCTCAATTAATCCTCTCTCAGCTTTTAATGCATTTACTTTAATAAAAAGAAAGGGAAATGAATTGACTTTTAAGCTTCACTTGTTGTCAATAACAAAATCCGGGTTTAATTCCAAAATGCCTTTGCGATAGAATACAATATCTCCAGATTTATACTGTTGAGTTGTAATTGCGTTAATTATAGGTCTTATACCTTCTTCAATCGTCATTACATTTGAGTTATTTATTGAAAGTCCATCACGTAATTTTGTATCGATAGCTCCAGGACATAGAGCTAAAGTATCATATCCATCTTTAGCTAATCCCATAGTTAGTTTAATTACTCCCGCTTTAGCGGCACAATAAGCAGTCCAATCTTTATAAGCGTTAAATGCTGCTGTAGACGATAAATTAACGATACGGCATCTATTATTCTTTATTAGGGCCATTCTAGATACTAGATATGTGCCGATCAAATTTGTCTGTATATCATTGATCCAGAATGCTGGTTCGGAATCCACAATTCGACTAGAATATAATGAGCCTGCACAATTGACTACGACATCAAAACTATTTCCTAAAAAATAATTCTCAACAGATTCTTGACTTGTTACATCTAATTCAGCACGTTTTGGAGCCGAGACTTGATAATCATCAAATCTGCAAAGTGTCGCGGCTATATGTTTTGCTAGATCACTGTTACCACCAGTTAATAAAATTTTCATACTTTTGGCTCTGGTATTGGATGATTATCACTTCGCTCAATCAATTTTTCATACTGATCATGAATTTTCTTTTTAAGATTAGTAGAACTCACTCCTTTTCCATATGGCATATAGAAAACTTTCACACCTAATTTTTTTAAATAATCATACTTCCCTAACCAATCATCACCTATCACGAAGATATCAATGTTCAGCTTTTTAACAGTTTCACTGTGCTCTAAAGTATGTTGAGGTACCACAACATCAGGTGCTCGTAATCCTTCTATAATTGATATGCGCTCTTCGAATGGTACAGCTGGTGGATTTTTATAGCTACAAACTAACTCGTCTGTACTAACCCCAACAATAAGTACATCTCCTAATCCACGACCATATTCTATCATTTTCAGATGGTTACTATGGAATAAATCAAATGTACCAGATACATATACAATATGTGACATAAATGACCTTATATGATTTCGCATTTAAAATAAATAAAAACATCCACTTTATTAAACCATCATACTTAATGGTAAAGCAGCTGTATCTTTTTCTGACAATATCGGAGCCCCATCAAAAGGCCAATCAATCCTTAACTCTTGGTCGCACCACAGAATAGTTCTTTCACAATTTGGTTTATAATAACTTGTCGTCTTATATAAGAAATCCACTGACTCGCTTAAAGTTAAAAATCCATGAGCAAAGCCGGCAGGAATCCATAATTGTCGTTTATTCTCTGCAGAAATATTCACTCCAACCCACTGCCCGAATGTAGGTGAGTTATGACGAATATCTACCGCGACATCAAATACCTCACCCACAGCACATCGCACCAATTTCCCTTGAGCATGGGGTGGCAACTGGTAGTGCAATCCACGTAGCACGCCTTTCGACGACTTTGAGTGATTGTCCTGTACAAAGGTAATAGGATATCCTACAGCCTCTTCAAACTGCTTATGATTAAAGCTTTCAAAGAAAAAACCACGCTCATCCCCAAATACTTTAGGCTCCAAGATAAGTACATCAGGAATTGCTGTCTTGATTACATTCATCTGTCTATCCACATTTAATTCAATCTTTATGGGGGAGCATATTCCCTCCCCCCCATATCACATCATGCTTTGGCAACCATTCTTAACAAATATTGGCCATACGCATTCTTCGCCAACGATGCAGCAAGTTCACGAACCTGTTCGGCATTAATGAACCTCTGGCGATAGGCGATCTCTTCCGGGCAAGCCACTTTCAGTCCCTGACGTGTTTCTATAGTCTGAATAAAGTTGCTCGCTTCTATCATGCTTTCATGGGTACCGGTATCAAGCCAGGCATAACCACGTCCCATCATGGCCACCGATAGATTGCCTTGCTCCAAGTAGATACGGTTCACATCGGTGATTTCCAGCTCACCACGCAGTGACGGTTTCAGGCTCTTGGCGATCTCAACCACGTTGTTGTCATAGAAGTAGAGCCCCGTCACCGCATAGTTGCTCTTGGGCTCCAGTGGCTTCTCTTCCAGAGAAATAGCGGTGCCCTCTTTATCGAACGCCACCACCCCATAACGCTTAGGGTCATGAACGTGGTAAGCAAAGACGGTGGCGCCGCTCTCTTTAGCGGCGGCTGCTTCAAGCTGTTTCTGCAGGTCGTGGCCATAGAAGATGTTGTCACCCAATACCAACGCACAGGGGTCTGACCCGATAAACTCTTCACCCAGAATAAAGGCTTGGGCCAACCCGTCCGGGCTGGGCTGCACCTTATATTGCAAATTCAGGCCCCACTGACTGCCATCCCCCAACAATTGCTCAAAGCGAGGAGTATCTTGCGGCGTACTGACGATCAAAATATCGCGAATACCTGCCAGCATCAGGGTGCTGAGCGGATAGTAGATCATCGGCTTGTCATATATGGGCAGCAGTTGCTTGCTCACCGCCATGGTGACTGGATAGAGACGAGTGCCAGAGCCGCCGGCCAGAATAATGCCTTTACGTTTAGTCATGATGCTTGTTTCTTATTTTTAAATTGCAAAAGAAAAGGGTGGCTTGCGACTACACCTTTCAAGTTTTACCCTTGCCTGTCGGGGATTTACTTGCCGAGGATCTCAGCCAACATCCGCTCCACACCGACAGTCCACTCCGGAAGTACCAGATCGAAAGTGCGCTGGAATTTACTTGTATCAAGGCGAGAGTTCTGAGGACGTTTGGCAGGAGTCGAGAAGGCGCTGGTCGGCACTGCATTGAGTTGCGTTACCACCAGTTCAACCCCGGCCTCTCTGGCTTTGGCAAACACCAGCTGGGCGTAGTCAAACCAGGTGGTGGTGCCGGAGGCTATCAGATGATACAGCCCGGCAACGTCGGGGTTACTCTGGGCTACGCGGATTGCATGAGCGGTACAATCAGCCAACAACTCGGCACCGGTCGGTGCGCCGAACTGGTCATTGATGACCGACATTTCGCTGCGCTCTTTGCCAAAGCGCAGCATGGTCTTGGCAAAGTTGGCACCCCGTGCGGCATAGACCCAGCTGGTGCGAAAAATCAGATGACGAGAGCAAAGCGCCGCCCCTTGCTCACCCGCCAGCTTGGTCTCGCCGTAGACATTGAGCGGTGCTGTTGTATCGGTTTCCGCCCAGGGGCGCTCGCCGCTACCATCGAACACATAGTCTGTGGAGTAATGCACCAGCCAGGCACCCAATACTTCCGCTTCTTTGGCTATCGCTGCCACACTGGTTGCGTTGAGCAGCTCGGCAAATCCACGCTCCCTTTCGGCCTTGTCGACAGCGGTGTGGGCTGCTGCGTTGACAATCACGTCCGGCTTGACCAGACGTACCGTGTCGGCCACCCCGGTCGGGTTGCTGAAATCACCGCAATAGTCGGTGGAGTCAAAATCAACGGCAGTGATGCGCCCCAGCGGCGCCAGTGCGCGTTGCAGCTCCCAGCCTACCTGACCATTTTTGCCAAACAACAGAATATGCATCAGGTACGCTCCCCGTAGTTCTGCTCAATCCAGGATTGGTAGGCGCCGCTCTTGACGTTGCTGACCCACTGCTGGTTATCCAGATACCACTGCACCGTCTTGCGGATACCGGACTCAAAGGTCTCTTGCGGCTGCCAGGCGAGTCCGGCGCTCATCTTACTGGCATCGATGGCATAGCGGCGATCGTGACCGGGGCGATCGGCCACATAGGTGATTTGATCGCGGTAGCTTCTCCCCTCACCCCGGCCCTCTCCCCCAAGGTTCGAGGGAGACAGAGGCACCATCTCGTCGAGCAGATCGCAGATGGTATAAACGACGTCCAGATTC containing:
- the rfbD gene encoding dTDP-4-dehydrorhamnose reductase; amino-acid sequence: MHILLFGKNGQVGWELQRALAPLGRITAVDFDSTDYCGDFSNPTGVADTVRLVKPDVIVNAAAHTAVDKAERERGFAELLNATSVAAIAKEAEVLGAWLVHYSTDYVFDGSGERPWAETDTTAPLNVYGETKLAGEQGAALCSRHLIFRTSWVYAARGANFAKTMLRFGKERSEMSVINDQFGAPTGAELLADCTAHAIRVAQSNPDVAGLYHLIASGTTTWFDYAQLVFAKAREAGVELVVTQLNAVPTSAFSTPAKRPQNSRLDTSKFQRTFDLVLPEWTVGVERMLAEILGK